Proteins from a genomic interval of Synergistaceae bacterium:
- a CDS encoding helix-turn-helix domain-containing protein, which yields MVLNPNNKQATYFARAAGCARFAYNWALAEALAEWKRQYEAWKADSANPKPNQMALRRKLNSIKRTDFPWMLEVTKCAPQMAIMQLGAAFRNFFTGCARYPTFRKKGVHDRFSMSN from the coding sequence ATAGTCCTCAATCCGAATAACAAGCAAGCAACATATTTTGCCCGTGCGGCAGGTTGCGCCCGGTTTGCGTACAATTGGGCATTGGCTGAGGCGTTGGCTGAATGGAAGCGGCAGTACGAGGCGTGGAAAGCCGACTCTGCAAACCCAAAACCTAACCAGATGGCACTACGGCGCAAACTGAACAGTATCAAACGAACAGACTTTCCATGGATGCTGGAGGTCACCAAGTGCGCTCCGCAGATGGCTATCATGCAATTAGGCGCGGCATTTCGAAATTTTTTTACCGGGTGTGCCCGTTATCCGACTTTTCGTAAAAAAGGTGTCCATGACCGATTTTCAATGAGTAACGA